In one Nostoc sp. KVJ3 genomic region, the following are encoded:
- the gloB gene encoding hydroxyacylglutathione hydrolase, translated as MQIIRLEALSDNYIFLLHDEKQNIAAVVDPAESQPVLKKLAELKAELVAIFNTHHHNDHVGGNKQLIEQFPQLIVYGGAEDRGRIPGQQVFLQQGDRVRFADRIAEVIFVPGHTRAHIVYYFPPENAGETGDLFCGDTLFSGGCGRLFEGTPAQMVESLSKLRSLPDNTYIWCAHEYTLKNLQFALTVDGNNTDLQRRFNEVKAYRSRGEATIPSLLGVEKRTNPFLRWDQPSLQLKFKISDAVQTFGRIREMRNNF; from the coding sequence ATGCAGATAATTCGTCTGGAAGCACTCTCGGACAACTATATATTCTTGTTACATGATGAGAAACAAAATATCGCCGCTGTTGTCGATCCAGCAGAGTCTCAACCAGTATTAAAGAAACTGGCAGAATTAAAAGCTGAGTTGGTAGCAATTTTCAACACGCACCACCATAACGATCATGTGGGTGGTAATAAGCAATTAATCGAACAATTCCCGCAATTGATAGTTTATGGAGGAGCGGAGGATCGTGGTAGAATTCCTGGACAACAGGTGTTTTTGCAACAAGGCGATCGCGTCCGGTTTGCAGACCGCATAGCTGAAGTTATCTTTGTTCCCGGACATACCCGCGCTCACATCGTTTACTACTTTCCCCCCGAAAACGCTGGCGAGACAGGCGATTTGTTTTGCGGCGATACCTTATTTTCTGGCGGTTGCGGTCGCTTATTTGAAGGAACACCGGCTCAAATGGTAGAATCTTTAAGCAAATTGCGCTCTCTACCTGATAATACATATATTTGGTGTGCCCACGAATACACCTTAAAGAATCTGCAATTTGCCTTAACTGTGGATGGCAACAACACAGACTTACAAAGGCGCTTCAATGAAGTGAAGGCTTACCGTAGTCGAGGAGAAGCTACTATCCCCTCGCTACTAGGAGTGGAGAAGCGCACCAATCCCTTTTTACGTTGGGATCAGCCATCGTTACAATTAAAATTTAAGA